One Nymphaea colorata isolate Beijing-Zhang1983 chromosome 12, ASM883128v2, whole genome shotgun sequence genomic window, CTCATGTTTCATATTGATAAAATGTAGATATATGATTTTCTGGCTTTGTGTATTTGGAGCAAAATTCTCATTTGCCTATTTCCTCCAGGAAAGTAAAAGCAGATACCAATTGCTAACTGGTCGATGAtggttcttttgtttatgtttcatctGTCTAATTGTTTCCTTTCCAACATATGCAGATAAGGCCATTGGTCAATCCtacaaaaattattataaatctTAATGGGCTAGAGTATTCGTGGCATGATCTTGTATCAAAACGTGAGTTTTTGCTGCCTTTGTCTAGTCATAAAATACTTTTGAGGGATTAAACTAGGAAGGTAAAATGTTCTTGTGGCCTGCATAAGCTCACATGCCTAACAACAATGGAAACAATGCATTTGTCTTGCCATTGTTGAAGATTGCTGATCTTTTCCTGAATCCTTTCCTGCAGGCCTCATGATATGATAGTTCATCACTGATAGTTCATGACTCGTGAATATACTGATGATGAGTTGCAGTCGATCGTTGAAAGAGTTATGGGAGTATTGTATGTGTCACCTTTTTAAATTTAGCTTGGATTATCTCTTATATACATGTTCAATTGTCCCATTTGTTCCAATTGCATTCTGTTAGTTCTAAAAAAGTTTGAGATTATGATCCCAAACCCACAATTAAGTTGGAATCTTGAAATTATAGGATTggcctttcaaatatttaagttATTGATTGTTTCTTTTATGTGTTGAGTGTCTATTGACATTTCCACGTTGTATTATGCTATAACCAGAttgctttctcattttctaTCCTTCTTTCTGGATAGGTACTTATTGGGATTTCTCTATCCAGTCTCGTCTAATTAGCTACTATGTCTCTGAAAAGGTTTGTCAAGCTTTAGATTCTCTCACTTTTTTTGCGTCCTTGTCAGGAAGAGAGGTTGAACCAGACATACATTTGAGTATGACAGTTCTACTCAGCCGTTTGTTTCCCTAGTCAGCCATTTTCTCATGCAAACTTATGCTTTTTTGAAGAATCCATTGAAATAAAAGTTTTGCATTGTGACGTTCTCTAGGTAAGGGTTCAAGATATGGTGCTAATTCGAAGGAATATTAACATCATAATATTTAACAATAGCTTAATAATATTGTCTGTTTGTCTCCTCCTTGTTTGTTTTGGGGAACATTTTCTTGAATAATTGACAAGCATAAGTAATGTCGGGTTCGCTGGAGGTGATAGTTTGTTAACTTGATAAGAAGGAATAGTTTAGCTTTCTCCAGCTTGTGCAGATCAATTGCATTCGAGAACCTGTGTCCTTGTTCTAATGCAGGTgattcaacaaagaaaatgttttgaGAGGCCTTTGGACATTGGCAACATAAAGAAggtgattttatttttgttgtgattGTCAGGGCTCCTGGACTAGATGGTCTGCACAATCAATTCTTTAGGTACAGTTGTAAAGTTGCACTGGAAATTTTCCACCAAATCCTTTGGGCGTCTCTAACACAAAACCAAGATTATGTTGGAACTCAGATATTTGGAAAAGTTAGGTTAGTGTATTGAATTAGATTGTCGTGAGTCCCATTTGTGGATCCACCAAATTCAATGCTCTCCTGGTGTCTAATTTTGGGATTTCTGGATCTCACAGTTTGCTCATGTTTGATCAATCTTTTGCTTGCTGGAATATCAACTTTGTTACCTTATATGTCTATTGGATTATTTTCTGCTCTGTTTATGCATAATTTCTGAAACCTTCCAGGCACCAAAGGTCAGAGAAGGTCTCCAAATGATGGGACTTCGGGACAACATATTATGTCTATCTTGGTTTATAACATACACTGCCCAAGTAATCCCTTATCTTTTTGAGATGTAACTGTGTGAATTTGTGCTGCCAATTTTCCTGAAGTGTGTGCAAGTTATTCCCATATATGAGTCATCTGCACACACTTTAAGAATGATGGTCTTAGATATTTACCATTTCGTTTAACGCAAATGTCACCATGCTTCTTCTTTAGTTGggttatatatttttctattacgTAAGAGCCTTTTCATTGTTTACAGTCTCCTTGTTACTCTTGGGTATTAGGGTTAATGAGTCTTGACTCTTTTGATTCATCTTCTATCATTCTCAATGCTTACCTGATTGCACTAGTAGCTGTTTGCTATTAAGCTCTATGCACTTGCTGAACTCTTAGACCGTCATGCTATCAGCACAATTGTTAGGCTCAAAAGGTGATTGTTCCAATTCGTGCCCCTTTACCTTGTCTTCTTTTATATCCTCTGCGTAGTTCTAAACATAATAATATGGTCCGCAACCTAAggttctgtttttctttttcctgttcaaAATTTCAGCAAGTATTTTTTGACATGTGATCTAACTGATTTAGTATTAAATAATAGGTGCTTTTTCTGTCAGTATCTATCTCCATAGATAACACTTGTAGTAACTAAAATGttatatttcttgtttcttaatGTCTACCCTTGTTGCATTTGGTGTCCAGTCAAGTGATGGCCAAGCAAATAGTAAAATGTCAACAAGTTATTGTTGTTGATAATGTGATATTACTTATTTACTACTCCTACAAGGATTGCTTTCTGTGCCAATTTAGTTCTTCAATAGATAATACTAGCAGTGACTACAGTGTTCTATTTCTTATTCCTCAATATCTACTTTTATTGTATGGATATCTAGTCAGGTGATGACAAAACAACAAATAGACATATTAACAGCTTGCGCATGGCCGAGTTAGGTTCACTTTGTTAGGAGACATGTATATTAGTTTGTGTATATTGTTAGTCttttatttttgagattttGGTTTGAATCCAATCCCATCCACGTATTACATGTATACACATTATGTAAGTACTCTTTCTTCATAAGGGCATTACTGGAATTGGTCAATTACTACGTTGCTCTTTTTATATAAGCAATGAAACAGAGCACCATTgctttcatttgaatatattttggcatctctttcctcttctctcatTTCCTTGCTGTCAACATATTTGGAGCTCACATGGTACTAGGGCCATTTTGATCTTAGGATGGGGTGCTTTTCTAGAAGGTGTATCACAATGTCAACACACGTTCACATTCTTTGTATATTGTTGTTTTGATTACTTTGTatatggatttgaatccaatctagTCCTACATGTGTACACTTATGTAAATATCCATTCTTCATAAGGTTATTATGTTACTTGGCCAATTAGGGcaatgttttttaataagtaAGAAATGAAGCTGATCACTTCTTTCTCATTGAAGACGTGATATTCTAgcccctccttcctcctctcttttttcctgGCTGCTAACATTTTTGGAGATTTCTTAATACACTTTGTCACATGAGTTGGGTTCATCCTActtgtggaagaaaaagaaacagatgtCACCATAGTTGTTTATTCTTTTGGAATAATTTGAGAGCATCTAATATTAATAGATGTCGTGAATTCAGGTATAACGTAAAAGGAGTTAAGTCACTTTTGAGGATGAAGTTGTCAGTTCTATGACTACTCCAACTTATTCTATTAATTAATGCAATATTTTCCAGAGAAGCAAAATGTAATACTAATGAAGGCCCATGGTATTTAGATTACAATAAAAATGTgatgtgtgcatgtgtttttATACCCATGGAAAAGTAAAATGCGCTTACCATTTTTATCTTTGGGGCTCACAGTGTGCCCCTCTTAAACAAAAAGATTACAACAATATGCacaattttcttctcttttggttttgctgccaatttcttgcttttgttcttgtttcatTTATCGCAATTCGGTCATTACTATTACAATATAACCAAGCAAGCTATTGGACGAGCTCCAAATCATCAGTCTATAAAACATATCAGACAGATAGTCAGTGAAGGCAAGATAGAATTTGCAAAGGCTCAACTAACAAACTCCTAGATTTGACTGCAAGCTGAAAAGTATATGCTGCCAATGGCAAATATTTTTATCAGACATGTTCACCCATGACAATTTAAAGTGAAGCAGTAATAGTAATAGATCATAATTCATGAAAGATGATTCTTCtaataattatatacatatatatatatatattcccttaAGCTTGTAAAACATGGAAGGAACCTACCTATCTTTGTTGAGAGTAGTAATATACCAATGGCCACCAGCTGGCAACTAGTGCATTTATTTTTGACAAATAACTCAACATATGGTAACAATCCTTGGTAATTGTTAAAGGAAAGGTATCAATTTTTCAGTATAAACTctaaagggagaaaaagaacatGAAGCAAGCTTTATATGAAAACAGAAAACCATTAACCTGTCGCAAGCATAGGATCTATGATAAACATACGAGAACCCTCGGGAAACTTTTCAGGCAGCCTGCATAGGAAACCCAGTGGAAGGGTCATAAGGAGAAGTATTTGTACAGAAACAAACAACCAATTGCCTATTTGTTTCTTATTCTACCTATCTTCATGGCCTCTGTAAGGTTGCAGACCCTGAATGGTGCTGAAGCTTTTTCACAAGATGAAGGAAAAACATTTGCCTTTGAATGACTATTCTTACAATGCAATTATTCACATGTTGGGCCGCAGAGAGGACATGAAAGAGGCAATGATAATTTTTGAAGTAATGAAGGCTTGTTGTATATTACCAAGTGTTCATCCATATAGTAGTCTGATTTATGGGTTTTGCAAACAATGTCATTTCTCAAAGGGCTTTGCTCTCTTAGAGGAAATGGCTTCTGTTGGAATAAAACCTAACATTATTTGTTACAGCATGTTCCTGAATGGGTTATCTAAGAACCAAGAAATTGAAATTGCTGTAagattttttcataaattggCAGCTCTTGGCTATGACCATGATGAAGTTACATATGGCATCATAATTGATGGGTTTTGTAGAAATGGTGAAATGGCTATTGCCCACAACTACCTGAATGCAATGGTTAAAAATAACATTGTGCCTGATATTTTCTGCTACACCAGTTTAATTCATGGATATAGCAGATGTGGGTGCCTACAGGAAGCTCTTAACGTCTTTATTCTCATGTAAGAAAATGGTATAGCCCCCAATGTTGTCACCTGCACCATTCTTGTTGATGCGTTCTGTAGGGATGGTCTCATCCAAGAAGCATTTAAGTTTTTAGATGATATGCTGGAAAGGGGCATCATCCCTAATGTAATTACATACAACACAGTGATTGATGGACTTTGTAAGGAAAACAAGGCTTCTGAAGCATGGTCATTATTTCATGAGCTGGTAAAGAGGGGACTTGTTCCTGATAATGTTGTCTATGGCAGCATGGtgagtagctcgactcattgtgcaccCCTACCGAGAACAAGTTACCAAATACATGGGAGGACCCTGAGGATATCCAGAGGCGATTTCCGTcattcacaccttgaggacaaggtgttctTGGAAGGGGGAAGTATTTGTTACGATCCATATAAGGATCGTGAGGTCCAATAGGAGTctattttcattatatttttatgttagACTTTTCCAGTATGGATCTGCTTTCAGTAGGAGTCGGCCCGGTCCGGACCCACAACTGCTTATATTTAAGCTTGTGTTTTTCCCTAATTAAGCATGATTAGAAGTtggcttttctctctctctctctctgtttctcttgccTTCTCCCCTTTAACGCCCCTTGTTAGCCGACGGCTAACAAATATGTACCCTTAACCGCTGATAGTATAGTAGGTATATAGCTATTATTAGGCATATACCAGTATTATACTACCCATACACGTATAATACCATATAACATTGGTAAGGTGTACTGTATTATCAACTATTGGTATTTACATAGACCTATTATATATAGTGAATAAACAAATTATTCactatataattgtatatagcATGGTCATATGTTATATACAATTGCACGttattaatatatgtttttgggtCTGTATAGGTATGTAGAGCATATATACATAGCACTATTGTTTAATATAATTGTATATGGGATGTGCTTACAATAGATTATTATAAGGTTACAGTATAATCTATAGTTAATGGCTGTGGTACCTCTTAACATATTACAATGTGTGGTCGTAATACTTGAACATATAATACTAAAGTTATTCAGTAACATGACACCATGTTACTGGAGCACCTGTCATGTTACATATGATAGGTACTTTAGGGGTAAATATATAGACGTTGGTTATATGATAAGCCCTTTTGTGTATATATCACCACTGTATGGTACATTACTGTATATGTCCAGGTGGCTCATATACCGTTTAGGCCTTCATTATCCTTACAAGAGGGTCTACACCTGGTCTCGTCTTATTGGGTAACATCTAGCCCTATGTTTGACCGCAATTATTTACTATAGTATATTGTTCCATATAACAAAGGTTATCCTGATAACATGAGGTCTGCTTAATTCCAAGAGTTCAGCAAGCATAACATGTGTTTAGGTTCATAGCATGTATATAGTTAATATACATGCTATGTATATGATGGAGTATAATTGTATAAATTAGAATAGTACATATTACAGTATAACCCATCAGAACAATCCACATCCCTCAATACGTAACTGTATATATCACATACGGTTATATTTACCTACATCAGTAGTGTAAACCATACTAACAATGTACTATATTATAACATAATATAGTAATAGCTGTTCTGGTACACGTATATACCAGAACAGCTATAATGTATGGTTTATACGTAGGGTATATGTTCAACAATGTCCAAATATATACCCTCATATATTTAACTATTATAAGTATAGGGTCTAACCCCTATACttataatattataataaataCCAATGTCCCCAACTATAGtgttaatatatatgttatactACACCATGTACCCATTATATATTATAGTCATAACCATATACAGCTATTATTAGGTATACACTATTATCCATATACAGCTATTATTACATTACAATATAATGTCCATATGTCATGACAtagtctgtatatatatatatatatatatatatatatatatatatatatatatatatatatatatatatatatatacatactatTATAGGGCATAAACTATAATTATATAATACAGTATGTTACCAATAATGAGTTCTTAGTCTATGTCATGACATATGTACATACAACCATGTGTACATATACAATAACACTATGTGTTATAGTATATAACTGGTATGGCTGTACATGCCGTATTATACTGTCATAGGTATCTATCATATAGTACTATTATACATATACCTTATTGTGTACATATGATACCTGACATATAATTATATGATCATGTCTGGTATCTAATAACATTTTACATATTATGTAATATGATCGTCTAGTATATACcataatgtatatatgtgtataacaTAGGGTACTATAAGCATATTCCAGAGAATAACAGTATATCATACAATAATAGTGCCTGTACTATAACCAGTATAGGATGGGTCCTTTGTTATACAGAGATTACCATATATATAAATGGTCGCCTTATCTGTTTAGTGTTAAGTATATATAGGTGACCTTACCATGTTGTGTATATATTCCTTATACATAGACATATATATTACAACCAACTATGTAGAGGACAATGATGGTTGTATAATAGTGTATACAACTTATAATGTTGTATACAggtaatatatgtatatcagtacTATACCTGGGATAGTACTGATATAATATAGCATGCTATATTATATAGACTATATAATATGTAGTACAACATATTATGGTATATAGGGTTATGACCACCGTAGACTATAACCCTATATAACAGTATAATAGTACATACTACTATATTGCCACGTTTGTAGCAATACTCTGCAATTGACTTCCATCCTGAAGGTGGTGCATTAAGTTTATGCCAGGAATATGGATGTGAAGAAGTTTCTTTGTCAGATATACTtgggatttcttcttttattaagTAGGCAAACGAACAGATGTTGAATGGCTTTGATTATTATTTGCTCCTTGAATTCACAATACATTTATGTTCTTATGCATATACCAGCCACCTTTACCTGCAGATCAAGTCAAGCCATTGAATGACTTTGATTATGGAGGAGGTATAAACTATCTTGTGTGCTTCGAACACTTGTTAAATAGAAGTCTCTACAGGCTTCAATATTTTTAGAGGCCTCTCCTGGT contains:
- the LOC116265821 gene encoding putative pentatricopeptide repeat-containing protein At1g12700, mitochondrial, which codes for MVLKLFHKMKEKHLPLNDYSYNAIIHMLGRREDMKEAMIIFEVMKACCILPSVHPYSSLIYGFCKQCHFSKGFALLEEMASVGIKPNIICYSMFLNGLSKNQEIEIAVRFFHKLAALGYDHDEVTYGIIIDGFCRNGEMAIAHNYLNAMVKNNIVPDIFCYTSLIHGYSRCGCLQEALNVFILMDGLIQEAFKFLDDMLERGIIPNVITYNTVIDGLCKENKASEAWSLFHELVKRGLVPDNVVYGSMPPLPADQVKPLNDFDYGGEASPGGGGKVVVLVDGGEGRGNGDADGEHVNGGWDRGRGYNRGHGRGGYRGRGRSYGHRRGRGRGRGRGRGSNGSVNVAVGTVAA